One Desulfovibrio fairfieldensis genomic window carries:
- a CDS encoding tripartite tricarboxylate transporter permease produces the protein MIEQILAGLLSVLTPESLGAIALGIFTGLMFGAIPGISGIMAISILLPMTFYVSPLVGIPMLLGIYKASMFGGSITAILLNTPGAPPAVCTAMDGYPLARQGKAGKALNAALTGSVFGDTFSNILLICVAAPLSYLTLKIGPVEQFTLILLALTVVGSISGRSLLKGMSCAGFGLLLATVGVSATTGDIRFTFGHDELVSGIALIPMVIGLLCLPEVIHQARAGIRRQVLAKIDLRGENGRLTWPEFRRNLPLLFRSSIIGSIIGALPGLGVTPAAYMAYSEAQRTSKTPEKFGKGMVEGVLAPEAANNAVTGSAMIPMLTLGIPGDDVTAVLMGAFFIQGLSPGPNIFFEHTEVVYGIFGSLIICDILLYVIAKAGFNVWIRIIQLPRHVIFSGVTVFAVVGAYSINQSLFDVVCLICFGVLGYGMRRFGYSAGAMIIGFILGPLLERAFDQSMTISDGSFLIFVERPIALGLLILTALSVASVIHVRLRNARFAKMAQS, from the coding sequence ATGATTGAGCAGATTCTCGCCGGACTTCTTTCCGTCCTGACGCCCGAGTCCCTCGGGGCCATAGCCCTGGGCATTTTCACCGGCCTGATGTTCGGGGCCATTCCCGGCATTTCGGGCATCATGGCCATTTCCATCCTGCTGCCCATGACCTTTTACGTCAGCCCGCTGGTGGGCATCCCCATGCTGCTCGGCATTTACAAGGCCAGCATGTTCGGCGGCTCCATCACGGCCATTCTGCTGAATACGCCGGGCGCGCCGCCCGCCGTGTGCACGGCCATGGACGGCTATCCCCTGGCGCGGCAGGGCAAGGCGGGCAAGGCGCTGAACGCGGCCCTGACCGGTTCGGTGTTCGGGGATACCTTCAGCAACATCCTGCTGATCTGCGTGGCCGCGCCCCTTTCCTACCTGACCCTGAAGATCGGCCCCGTGGAGCAGTTCACCCTGATTCTGCTGGCCCTGACCGTGGTGGGCAGCATTTCCGGGCGCTCCCTGCTCAAGGGCATGAGCTGCGCGGGGTTCGGCCTGCTGCTGGCCACGGTGGGGGTGTCGGCCACCACCGGGGACATCCGTTTTACCTTCGGGCATGACGAACTGGTGTCGGGCATCGCGCTGATCCCCATGGTCATCGGGCTGCTCTGTCTGCCGGAGGTCATCCATCAGGCCCGCGCGGGCATCCGGCGGCAGGTTCTGGCTAAAATCGATTTGCGCGGCGAAAACGGACGCCTGACCTGGCCGGAATTCAGGCGCAATCTGCCGTTGTTGTTCCGCTCGTCCATCATCGGTTCCATTATCGGGGCTCTGCCCGGCCTGGGCGTGACCCCGGCGGCCTACATGGCCTATTCCGAGGCCCAGCGGACTTCCAAGACGCCGGAAAAGTTCGGCAAAGGCATGGTTGAAGGCGTGTTGGCCCCCGAGGCCGCCAACAACGCGGTGACCGGATCGGCCATGATCCCCATGCTGACGCTGGGCATCCCCGGCGACGACGTCACGGCCGTGCTCATGGGGGCATTTTTCATCCAGGGCCTGTCGCCCGGGCCGAATATCTTTTTCGAGCATACCGAGGTGGTTTACGGCATTTTCGGCTCGCTGATCATCTGCGACATCCTGCTCTATGTCATTGCCAAAGCCGGTTTCAACGTCTGGATCAGAATCATTCAGTTGCCCAGGCATGTGATTTTTTCGGGCGTGACGGTCTTCGCCGTGGTGGGCGCGTACTCCATCAACCAGAGCCTGTTCGACGTGGTCTGCCTGATCTGCTTCGGCGTTCTGGGCTACGGCATGCGCCGCTTCGGCTACAGCGCCGGGGCCATGATCATCGGTTTCATTCTCGGACCGCTGCTGGAACGCGCCTTTGACCAGAGCATGACCATTTCCGACGGCAGTTTTTTGATTTTCGTGGAGCGGCCCATCGCCCTGGGCCTGCTGATCCTCACGGCGCTGTCCGTAGCCAGCGTGATCCATGTGCGGCTGCGCAACGCCAGGTTCGCGAAAATGGCCCAGAGCTGA
- a CDS encoding calcium-binding protein gives MFGTLWRPDPGGIRVGRDVGALTSTGFSRGAPDNVIVSRGDDVELKSADLFNKVRDAARKGENVTRFRSISPQDLVEGKVSSGNTVYKNGDYCAAFADGTLTISKRNAETGKFDQVLSTKIREDTKVVWNENGEPQLLTGRSARTEGVLKAEGENELLFRVSDCDVQAGAGTVVYNLCSSSGTYSGGDNVTYLGAYEGGTFTETTGKVTFGGYFNGASFSKLTGISEFSGVFEAAAVDLADGKGSFSGYFSASAITGSADHGNTMDGIFLDACTIQGGDGNDTFNGRFINSTIDGGEGDNSFGDMGMNLMRTLTAEADFINSSVSSGAGRDNLRGVVWGGSFDLGDGDDSVDGVFSQTTISGGSGNDRLKADYANAASFDTGRGDDVVDLTTAVNNTVTTGEGSNRVSMGRNDVSGQTKTWQTAEEHALRTRPTQTGELARNTVVAHEGENAVTINNGLSTRRLATSDGQKQAGQGDAVDDGPAEENPPKAQPQGDGTDRAMVTAIKRYRLSMVTGSETARELAATVIYADGSRDNINAMTRREKKYEDPAGGMVRMVRRYGSDGSVSWDRWMRLAG, from the coding sequence ATGTTCGGCACGTTGTGGCGCCCTGATCCCGGCGGAATCAGGGTCGGCCGCGATGTCGGCGCGCTGACCTCCACCGGTTTTTCCCGCGGCGCCCCGGACAATGTGATTGTCAGCCGGGGCGACGATGTTGAACTGAAGTCCGCCGATCTCTTCAACAAGGTCAGGGACGCCGCGCGAAAAGGGGAAAATGTCACCCGGTTTCGTTCCATAAGCCCGCAAGACCTCGTTGAGGGCAAGGTTTCCTCCGGCAATACCGTGTACAAGAACGGGGATTATTGCGCGGCCTTTGCCGACGGGACCCTGACCATTTCAAAGCGAAACGCGGAGACGGGTAAGTTTGATCAGGTTCTCTCCACCAAGATACGGGAAGACACCAAAGTTGTCTGGAACGAAAACGGCGAACCGCAACTTTTGACCGGCAGATCGGCCAGGACCGAAGGGGTTCTCAAGGCTGAGGGGGAAAATGAACTTCTCTTCCGCGTGTCCGATTGCGATGTGCAGGCCGGGGCAGGGACTGTCGTGTATAATTTGTGCAGTTCCTCGGGCACATATTCCGGCGGCGATAATGTAACCTATCTGGGCGCGTATGAGGGCGGCACGTTCACCGAGACCACGGGCAAGGTGACGTTCGGCGGCTATTTCAACGGCGCATCCTTTTCCAAGCTGACTGGAATTTCAGAATTTTCCGGCGTGTTTGAAGCTGCCGCCGTTGATCTTGCAGACGGCAAGGGCAGCTTCAGCGGCTATTTTTCCGCTTCGGCCATTACCGGTTCCGCCGACCACGGCAATACGATGGACGGCATATTTCTGGACGCCTGTACCATACAGGGCGGCGATGGCAACGATACGTTCAACGGCCGTTTCATCAACAGCACCATTGACGGCGGCGAAGGGGACAATTCTTTCGGCGACATGGGCATGAATCTGATGCGCACCTTGACCGCCGAAGCCGACTTTATCAACTCCAGCGTCAGCTCCGGCGCGGGGCGGGACAACCTGCGCGGCGTGGTCTGGGGAGGCTCCTTTGACCTTGGCGACGGCGATGACAGCGTGGACGGCGTTTTTTCCCAGACCACCATCAGCGGCGGCAGCGGCAACGATAGGCTCAAGGCCGACTACGCCAATGCCGCCTCCTTTGATACGGGCCGGGGCGACGATGTTGTGGACCTGACCACTGCCGTCAACAATACGGTGACGACCGGCGAGGGCAGCAACCGGGTCAGCATGGGCAGAAATGACGTGAGCGGCCAGACCAAGACCTGGCAGACGGCTGAAGAACATGCTTTGCGGACAAGGCCCACGCAGACCGGCGAACTCGCGCGCAATACCGTCGTCGCCCATGAGGGTGAAAACGCCGTTACCATAAACAACGGCCTGAGCACGCGGCGGCTTGCGACCTCTGACGGTCAAAAGCAGGCCGGTCAGGGCGACGCCGTTGACGACGGCCCGGCGGAGGAAAACCCGCCGAAGGCGCAGCCGCAGGGCGACGGCACCGACAGGGCCATGGTCACCGCCATCAAGCGGTATCGCCTCTCGATGGTCACGGGATCGGAAACCGCCCGCGAACTGGCGGCCACAGTCATCTACGCTGACGGAAGCCGGGATAATATCAACGCCATGACCCGCCGGGAGAAAAAATATGAAGATCCGGCGGGCGGCATGGTCCGGATGGTCCGCCGCTACGGCAGCGACGGTTCCGTCTCTTGGGACCGTTGGATGCGTCTTGCCGGGTAA
- a CDS encoding tripartite tricarboxylate transporter TctB family protein, with amino-acid sequence MHCPRTLRTDLIITAALLLLLVILRANIDKCVQQVVPSLINPDFFPSVVLNCLIAINLLILVLDLRQWRRPSLAVPAGEADSDEAGDETGTGGPASLLIYIGILFGYVLGLYWLGFVCATPPVMLAIALMLGLRRVALACVVYVLFAVLMNYLALHVMQIILPVGVLWN; translated from the coding sequence ATGCATTGCCCACGGACCTTGCGCACTGATCTGATCATAACCGCCGCGCTTCTGCTTCTGTTGGTCATTTTGCGGGCCAACATCGACAAATGCGTACAGCAGGTGGTGCCCTCGCTCATCAATCCCGACTTTTTCCCCTCCGTCGTTCTCAACTGCCTGATCGCCATCAATCTATTGATTCTCGTTCTGGATCTGCGCCAATGGCGCAGGCCGTCCCTCGCCGTGCCCGCCGGCGAAGCGGACAGTGATGAAGCCGGGGACGAAACCGGGACCGGCGGCCCGGCATCGCTGCTCATCTATATCGGCATTCTCTTCGGCTATGTGCTCGGTCTGTACTGGCTGGGCTTTGTCTGCGCCACGCCGCCGGTCATGCTGGCCATCGCCCTGATGCTCGGCCTGCGGCGGGTGGCGCTCGCCTGCGTGGTTTATGTTTTGTTCGCGGTACTCATGAATTATCTGGCGCTCCACGTCATGCAGATCATTCTCCCCGTCGGGGTACTCTGGAATTAG